In one Haemophilus parainfluenzae genomic region, the following are encoded:
- the selB gene encoding selenocysteine-specific translation elongation factor has product MIIVTSGHVDHGKTALLKALTGTNTAHLPEEKKRGMTIDLGYAYLPLKEKVLGFIDVPGHEKFLANMLAGLGGVHYAMLIVAADEGIAAQTKEHLAILRQLQFTEIMVVITKADRAKNEQIVALKTQIQTDYPFLAESHYFITSAQTGLGIDALRDYLANLPELAEIDKPFRYAIDRVFSVKGAGTVVTGTAFAGTVAIDDELFLSTGQKVRVKNIHAQNTPSEKGVAGQRLALNLNVDLDRIPMQRGDWLLASEPLEPTDRITIEITPEVNLKDSQPVHIYHAASRTTGKLTLLESKNAMKNDRTLAEVILEQPLFLAFGDKLILRSGDAKALIGGAKVLEIHSQKRYKRTEARLAFLAKLNQAQTATQRIGLTLQKEAISAQALMWSEQLTENQLAEVLAENGDIRFQNWCFNRDYQREKTQQILTALATYHEQHNDQLGLSKARLYRIATLNQPENLIYHFIEEMLDEGQLQQTRGWLHLPSHKIQFSAEEQSLWQAVFAEFEKAHGQAIWVRDMATALAQDESVMRNFMYKAGKLGYLTPIVKDRFFLTESIYAYARLIKQIAGEEGKIAVNELRDKLNFGRKLTVQLMEYFDRTGFLRRKGNDHILRDKDTFDL; this is encoded by the coding sequence ATGATCATAGTAACATCAGGGCACGTCGATCATGGTAAAACAGCCCTTTTAAAAGCACTGACAGGTACGAATACCGCCCATTTGCCGGAAGAAAAAAAACGTGGCATGACCATTGATTTAGGCTATGCCTATTTACCTTTAAAAGAGAAAGTGCTTGGGTTTATTGATGTACCTGGCCATGAAAAGTTTCTCGCCAACATGTTGGCCGGGCTTGGTGGTGTGCATTATGCCATGCTTATTGTTGCAGCCGATGAAGGGATTGCCGCACAAACTAAAGAACACTTAGCGATTTTACGTCAGCTTCAATTTACTGAAATCATGGTAGTGATTACCAAGGCTGACCGAGCAAAAAATGAGCAAATTGTGGCACTAAAAACACAAATTCAGACAGATTATCCATTCTTAGCTGAATCTCATTATTTTATTACATCGGCACAAACAGGCTTAGGTATTGATGCGTTACGCGATTATTTAGCCAATTTACCTGAATTAGCTGAAATAGATAAACCGTTCCGTTACGCCATCGACCGTGTTTTTAGCGTGAAAGGGGCGGGGACAGTGGTAACAGGGACAGCATTTGCGGGAACGGTGGCCATTGATGATGAACTCTTCCTTTCTACGGGACAAAAGGTTCGCGTAAAAAATATCCATGCTCAAAACACACCAAGTGAGAAAGGTGTCGCAGGTCAGCGTTTAGCGCTCAATTTAAACGTTGATTTAGATCGTATTCCAATGCAGCGTGGCGATTGGTTGTTAGCCTCAGAACCGCTTGAACCAACCGATCGTATTACTATTGAAATTACACCTGAAGTGAATTTGAAAGACAGTCAGCCTGTACACATTTATCATGCGGCAAGCCGTACAACGGGTAAGCTCACCTTACTTGAAAGCAAAAATGCAATGAAAAATGACCGCACTTTGGCTGAGGTCATTTTAGAACAGCCATTATTTTTAGCTTTTGGGGATAAATTAATTTTACGTAGTGGTGATGCGAAAGCGTTAATTGGTGGTGCCAAGGTACTCGAAATTCACTCACAAAAACGTTATAAGCGCACAGAGGCTCGTCTAGCGTTCTTGGCTAAACTTAATCAGGCTCAAACCGCCACACAACGCATCGGATTGACCTTACAAAAAGAGGCGATTTCAGCTCAAGCTTTAATGTGGAGTGAGCAACTAACCGAAAATCAACTGGCTGAAGTATTAGCCGAGAATGGCGATATCCGTTTCCAAAATTGGTGTTTTAATCGCGATTATCAACGTGAAAAAACGCAGCAAATTTTGACCGCACTTGCCACCTATCATGAGCAACATAATGATCAGCTAGGTTTGAGTAAGGCCCGCTTATACCGTATTGCGACACTAAACCAACCGGAAAATCTGATTTATCATTTTATTGAAGAAATGCTTGATGAAGGCCAATTGCAGCAGACTCGTGGCTGGTTGCATTTGCCTTCACACAAAATCCAATTTTCAGCCGAAGAGCAAAGCTTATGGCAAGCGGTGTTTGCTGAATTTGAGAAAGCGCATGGTCAAGCCATTTGGGTGCGTGATATGGCAACAGCCTTGGCGCAAGATGAAAGTGTGATGCGTAATTTTATGTATAAAGCGGGTAAATTGGGCTATCTTACGCCAATCGTAAAAGATCGATTTTTCCTGACTGAGAGCATTTATGCTTATGCTCGCTTAATTAAGCAAATAGCAGGTGAAGAAGGTAAGATTGCGGTAAATGAATTACGTGACAAGCTTAATTTTGGTCGAAAACTGACCGTACAGTTAATGGAGTATTTTGACCGTACCGGCTTTTTACGCCGCAAAGGCAATGACCATATTTTACGTGATAAAGATACATTTGATTTATAG
- a CDS encoding RsiV family protein, with protein sequence MKKTLISALILTALFVVTGCEDKEMKATIEQQTQTIAQLTAENTQLKAEKEKAEKVIPAIIAQDDVIFDKEETIKYPKSLKEDEYVPVEGKLHYSISTLKTNIEWLDTLLLEQISKNADGKPRSREQLITDYQKKYDEAKKEMLEFPIIGVDETLELAFSHQRGKLAVFLINYYSYGGGAHGVGGYHYLNIDLETKKLLSFDDVFKPNQQAKLKELLWERYTRYGEVKDEEAFTSKDAFEVTDNFYLDHDGIHFVYNVYEIASYAEGPQELVIEWWNASALLKPEFLQKQYYPVSSNTAE encoded by the coding sequence ATGAAAAAGACACTGATTTCAGCCTTAATTTTAACCGCACTTTTTGTGGTAACAGGCTGCGAAGATAAAGAAATGAAAGCAACCATTGAGCAACAAACACAGACAATTGCACAACTAACGGCAGAAAATACGCAATTAAAAGCTGAAAAAGAAAAGGCGGAGAAGGTTATTCCAGCAATTATTGCTCAAGATGATGTGATTTTTGATAAAGAGGAAACCATCAAATATCCTAAATCGCTCAAAGAAGATGAATATGTGCCTGTAGAAGGTAAACTTCATTACAGCATTTCTACACTAAAAACGAATATTGAATGGTTAGATACACTACTTTTAGAACAAATTTCAAAAAATGCAGATGGCAAACCAAGAAGTCGCGAGCAGCTTATTACGGATTACCAGAAAAAATATGATGAAGCTAAAAAAGAGATGTTGGAATTCCCGATAATTGGTGTTGATGAAACTTTAGAGTTAGCATTTAGTCACCAAAGAGGTAAGCTTGCTGTATTTTTAATAAATTATTACAGCTATGGCGGTGGCGCTCATGGCGTTGGTGGTTATCATTATCTTAATATTGATTTAGAAACGAAAAAACTGCTCTCATTTGATGATGTGTTTAAACCAAACCAACAAGCTAAATTAAAAGAGCTACTTTGGGAACGTTACACTCGATATGGCGAGGTAAAAGATGAGGAAGCATTTACATCAAAAGACGCTTTTGAAGTGACCGATAATTTCTATTTAGATCATGATGGGATTCACTTTGTGTATAACGTGTATGAAATTGCGTCTTATGCAGAAGGACCACAGGAGCTTGTGATTGAGTGGTGGAATGCCTCTGCGTTATTGAAGCCTGAATTTCTTCAGAAACAGTATTATCCCGTTTCGAGTAATACGGCAGAATAA
- the tusA gene encoding sulfurtransferase TusA, with the protein MTEITVDKTLDTVGLRCPEPVMLVRKNIRHMNEGEVLLILADDPATTRDIPSFCQFMEHTLLASETQDTPFKYWVKKGQ; encoded by the coding sequence ATGACTGAAATTACTGTCGATAAAACCCTTGATACCGTTGGTTTACGTTGTCCAGAACCTGTAATGCTTGTGAGAAAAAACATTCGCCACATGAATGAAGGTGAAGTTCTGCTTATTTTGGCTGACGACCCAGCCACGACTCGCGATATTCCCAGCTTCTGCCAATTTATGGAACATACTCTTTTAGCGAGTGAAACCCAAGACACCCCTTTTAAATACTGGGTGAAAAAAGGCCAATAA
- a CDS encoding YigZ family protein has protein sequence MAEYLIPKSAVVFEEEIKKSRFITYLQHTEGLEQAKAFWAEIKAQHPNARHHCWAAVAGKPTDSQQLGFSDDGEPAGTAGKPMLSALQGSQIGEISAVVVRYYGGILLGTGGLVRAYGNGVQQALKLLETERKVERQLFQVHCDYAQLNWIQILCEQHQIEIYQQDFQVQITLQLGISEDQIKPFEQALIERSAGTLKLEEMN, from the coding sequence ATGGCTGAATACCTTATCCCCAAAAGTGCGGTCGTTTTTGAAGAAGAAATTAAGAAAAGTCGATTTATCACGTATTTGCAACATACGGAAGGACTTGAACAAGCCAAAGCTTTTTGGGCAGAAATTAAAGCGCAGCACCCTAATGCCCGCCATCATTGTTGGGCTGCAGTGGCCGGCAAGCCAACGGATTCGCAGCAATTAGGTTTTTCCGATGATGGTGAGCCAGCTGGCACTGCAGGGAAACCGATGCTATCCGCTTTGCAAGGTAGCCAAATCGGTGAGATTAGTGCCGTAGTTGTTCGTTATTATGGTGGCATTTTATTAGGCACTGGCGGTTTAGTTCGTGCTTATGGAAATGGTGTGCAGCAAGCTTTAAAATTATTAGAAACTGAACGAAAAGTAGAACGTCAGTTATTCCAAGTTCATTGTGATTATGCACAATTAAATTGGATCCAAATTTTATGTGAACAGCATCAAATTGAAATTTATCAACAAGATTTTCAAGTACAGATTACATTGCAGTTAGGCATTAGTGAAGATCAAATTAAACCTTTTGAACAAGCATTAATTGAGCGTTCGGCAGGAACGTTGAAATTAGAAGAAATGAATTAA
- a CDS encoding TrkH family potassium uptake protein, whose amino-acid sequence MHILSIIRIIGILIMCFSGTMLIPAFVALIYGDGGGKAFMQAFALSLTVGMLLWWPCHHHKQELRSRDGFLIVVAFWFVLGGLATLPLLLFDSPHLTVASAVFEAFSGLTTTGATVMTGLDNLPKAILFYRQFLQWLGGMGIIVLAIAIIPLLGIGGMQLYRAEMSGPMKDQKIQPRIAETAKALWFVYFFLTMSCALAYWLAGMTPFDAITHSFSTVSIGGFSTHDASIGYFNSSAINFITVIFLWISACNFALHFRAFSTLGRENILKIYTKDPEFRFFMSIQILLIVACTLVMISHQYFDSSWQDFEQVVFQAVSISTTTGYTTSNFAEWPSFVPMLLIIASFIGGCAGSVGGGLRVARILVLYLQGARELKRFVHPNLVYPIKWGKNVLDERVIGSIWAFFSAYLLVFTICLLSVIACGVEPFDAFNAVLASINNLGPGLGSVSSNMTAMPDSAKWVLTIAMVCGRLEIFTLLALFTPAFWKE is encoded by the coding sequence GTGCATATTTTATCCATTATTCGGATTATCGGCATTTTGATCATGTGTTTTTCCGGCACGATGCTGATTCCAGCCTTTGTGGCGCTTATTTATGGCGATGGAGGCGGTAAAGCGTTTATGCAAGCTTTTGCATTGAGCTTAACCGTGGGCATGTTGCTTTGGTGGCCTTGTCATCACCACAAACAAGAATTGCGATCTCGTGATGGTTTCTTAATTGTGGTGGCATTTTGGTTCGTTTTGGGTGGTCTAGCAACCTTGCCATTGCTATTATTTGACTCACCTCATTTAACAGTGGCTTCCGCCGTGTTTGAAGCATTTTCTGGGCTAACAACCACGGGTGCTACCGTCATGACAGGATTAGATAATTTACCGAAAGCCATTCTGTTTTATCGTCAATTCCTACAATGGTTAGGCGGGATGGGGATCATCGTACTTGCGATTGCGATTATTCCTTTATTAGGTATTGGTGGAATGCAGTTATACCGTGCAGAAATGTCAGGCCCAATGAAAGATCAGAAAATTCAGCCTCGGATAGCGGAAACGGCAAAGGCATTGTGGTTTGTTTATTTCTTTTTAACCATGTCTTGTGCTTTGGCTTACTGGCTAGCGGGTATGACACCATTTGATGCGATTACACATAGTTTCTCAACCGTATCTATTGGCGGCTTTTCTACTCATGATGCTAGTATCGGCTATTTTAATAGTTCGGCGATTAATTTTATCACCGTCATTTTCCTGTGGATTTCGGCTTGTAACTTCGCATTGCACTTCAGAGCATTTTCGACCTTAGGACGAGAAAATATTTTGAAGATTTATACAAAAGATCCAGAATTTCGCTTCTTTATGAGTATTCAAATTTTGCTTATCGTGGCTTGTACATTGGTAATGATAAGCCATCAATATTTTGATTCCTCATGGCAAGATTTTGAGCAAGTCGTATTCCAAGCCGTATCGATTTCAACCACAACAGGTTACACCACATCAAATTTCGCTGAGTGGCCTTCTTTTGTGCCAATGTTATTAATTATTGCCTCTTTTATTGGGGGCTGTGCGGGCTCAGTTGGTGGCGGTTTGCGTGTTGCACGGATTTTAGTGTTATACCTTCAAGGTGCAAGAGAGCTAAAACGATTTGTTCACCCAAATTTAGTGTATCCAATTAAATGGGGTAAAAATGTTCTTGATGAACGTGTGATTGGAAGTATTTGGGCCTTTTTCTCTGCATATCTATTGGTATTCACGATTTGTTTGTTAAGTGTGATTGCCTGTGGTGTCGAACCTTTTGATGCATTTAATGCAGTATTGGCAAGTATTAATAACCTTGGACCAGGCTTAGGTTCAGTAAGTAGTAATATGACAGCGATGCCAGATAGTGCTAAATGGGTACTAACTATTGCGATGGTGTGCGGCCGTTTAGAAATATTCACACTATTGGCGCTTTTCACACCGGCATTTTGGAAGGAATAA
- the hemG gene encoding menaquinone-dependent protoporphyrinogen IX dehydrogenase — protein MKTLILYSSHDGQTKKIAEFMAQYLEEEVVVSPLTEEPDLLFFDRVIIGASIRYGHFNKQLYHFVERHHELLNAKRAVFFGVNLTARKEGKDTPEGNVYVRKFLQRIKWTPEKVGVFAGALLYPRYKWIDRVMIQLIMKITGGETDTTKEIEYTDWGKVKTFAESLNS, from the coding sequence ATGAAAACATTAATTTTATATTCAAGCCACGATGGGCAAACAAAAAAGATTGCTGAATTTATGGCTCAGTATCTTGAAGAAGAAGTAGTGGTTTCACCGTTAACGGAGGAACCGGATCTTCTATTTTTTGATCGGGTGATTATTGGGGCATCCATTCGCTATGGTCATTTTAATAAACAGTTATACCATTTTGTGGAACGCCATCATGAATTACTGAATGCAAAAAGAGCGGTCTTTTTTGGCGTAAATTTGACAGCGAGAAAAGAAGGAAAAGATACGCCAGAGGGAAATGTCTATGTGCGTAAGTTCCTTCAACGTATAAAATGGACGCCGGAAAAAGTTGGCGTGTTTGCAGGGGCATTGTTATATCCGCGCTATAAATGGATTGATCGTGTCATGATCCAATTGATTATGAAAATTACAGGTGGTGAAACAGATACGACCAAAGAAATTGAATATACCGATTGGGGAAAAGTAAAGACATTTGCAGAAAGCCTGAATTCGTAG
- the mazG gene encoding nucleoside triphosphate pyrophosphohydrolase: MRYSIQDFIQLIAQLRNPNGGCPWDLKQNYDSMISCLTEETYEVIDAIQKKDIANLREELGDLLLQVVFFSQLASEDGYFTFDDVLNDVSEKIVRRHPHVFGDATAGNEEEALARWNSIKAQEKSAQKQQSILDNVPNAFPALLRAQKIQKQCSKIGFDWDDVEPVLTKVEEELQEVRDEINQTLRNQEKIEEEIGDLFFATVNLSRHLKCNAEEALRKANNKFEQRFRKVEEKALERGSSVKDLSLIEMDILWDEVKREEK, encoded by the coding sequence ATGCGTTATTCTATTCAAGATTTTATTCAATTAATTGCACAATTACGCAATCCTAATGGCGGTTGTCCTTGGGATCTTAAACAAAATTATGACTCCATGATTTCTTGTTTAACTGAAGAAACTTATGAAGTTATTGATGCCATCCAAAAGAAAGATATTGCGAATTTAAGAGAAGAGCTTGGTGATCTTTTATTACAGGTAGTATTCTTCAGTCAGCTTGCTTCAGAGGATGGTTATTTCACATTTGATGATGTTCTTAATGATGTTTCTGAAAAGATTGTACGTCGCCATCCTCATGTATTTGGTGATGCAACAGCAGGAAATGAAGAAGAAGCTTTAGCCCGTTGGAACAGCATCAAAGCTCAAGAAAAATCAGCTCAAAAACAACAGTCTATTTTAGATAATGTTCCGAATGCTTTTCCTGCATTGTTAAGAGCACAGAAAATTCAAAAACAATGTTCAAAGATTGGATTTGATTGGGATGATGTTGAACCTGTATTAACAAAAGTTGAAGAAGAATTGCAAGAAGTAAGGGATGAAATCAATCAAACTCTTCGTAATCAGGAAAAAATAGAAGAGGAAATTGGGGATTTATTTTTTGCAACGGTTAATTTATCTCGACATCTCAAATGTAATGCAGAAGAGGCTTTGCGTAAGGCGAATAATAAATTTGAACAACGTTTTCGTAAAGTAGAAGAAAAAGCATTGGAACGAGGTTCATCAGTTAAAGATCTTTCTTTAATTGAAATGGATATCCTATGGGATGAAGTGAAAAGAGAAGAAAAATAA